In a genomic window of Glycine max cultivar Williams 82 chromosome 13, Glycine_max_v4.0, whole genome shotgun sequence:
- the LOC100797479 gene encoding auxin-induced protein X15, whose translation MLRNFVGRIQKGLSLFVARRPAAFSYFSEDRATTAAPDDVKEGYFAVHAIKGEETKRFIVGLDYLNDPAFLGLLDQAQEEFGFRQKGALVLPCCPQELQKILNGPKA comes from the coding sequence ATGCTTAGGAATTTTGTTGGGAGGATACAAAAGGGTCTTTCACTGTTTGTAGCAAGAAGGCCTGCTGCATTCAGCTACTTCAGTGAAGATCGTGCCACAACCGCGGCACCGGATGATGTTAAGGAAGGCTATTTTGCTGTTCATGCAATTAAGGGTGAGGAAACCAAGAGGTTTATTGTTGGGTTAGATTACTTGAATGATCCTGCATTCTTGGGACTTCTGGACCAAGCTCAAGAAGAGTTTGGTTTCAGGCAAAAGGGAGCTCTTGTACTCCCTTGTTGCCCTCAAGAGTTACAGAAGATTCTAAATGGTCCCAAAGCATAG
- the LOC100809715 gene encoding auxin-responsive protein SAUR72, which produces MMLWSFFGKVHDGLAVVFAPIKRSFTLTSNDDSATTEVPGDVLEGHFVVLANKGEETKRFIVELHYLDDPAFLGLLERAREEYGFRQKGVLVIPCHPQELEKILEQPRDHESVGGDGGKLTDSIQDISECSVISCSS; this is translated from the coding sequence ATGATgctttggtctttctttggaaaGGTACACGATGGTCTCGCAGTAGTCTTTGCACCAATAAAGAGATCATTTACACTGACCAGCAACGACGATTCAGCAACAACAGAGGTGCCGGGTGACGTTTTGGAAGGGCACTTTGTGGTTCTTGCAAACAAGGGTGAAGAAACCAAAAGGTTTATTGTGGAGTTGCACTATTTGGATGACCCTGCATTTTTGGGACTGCTGGAGCGGGCAAGAGAAGAGTATGGTTTCAGACAGAAGGGGGTTTTGGTAATTCCCTGCCACCCTCAAGAGCTAGAGAAGATTCTAGAACAACCAAGGGATCATGAAAGTGTTGGAGGAGATGGAGGCAAATTAACAGATTCAATTCAAGATATTAGTGAATGTAGCGTCATTTCCTGCAGTAGTTGA
- the LOC100808634 gene encoding auxin-induced protein X15, with protein MLRSLLGRIKKGLSLFVARRPTFNYFSEDHAATAAPDDVMEGYFAVLAIKGEETKRFIVGLDYLNDPAFLRLLDQAREEYGFRQKEALALPCCPQELQKILDAPKS; from the coding sequence ATGCTTAGATCTTTGCTTGGGAGGATAAAAAAGGGTCTCTCACTGTTTGTAGCTAGAAGGCCTACATTCAACTACTTCAGTGAAGATCATGCCGCAACCGCGGCGCCAGATGATGTTATGGAAGGCTATTTTGCTGTTCTTGCAATCAAAGGAGAAGAAACCAAAAGGTTTATTGTTGGGTTAGACTACTTGAATGATCCTGCATTCTTGAGACTTCTGGACCAAGCTCGTGAAGAGTATGGTTTCAGACAGAAGGAAGCTCTTGCACTCCCTTGTTGCCCTCAAGAGTTACAAAAGATTCTAGATGCTCCAAAATCATAG